The proteins below are encoded in one region of Candidatus Thiodiazotropha sp. LNASS1:
- a CDS encoding 4-oxalocrotonate tautomerase family protein, whose amino-acid sequence MPHLQFEINKEITDIEKQAIASQVCSLFAAVMDTGTDHIAVSIRELGTHNLSIGRVKEPEKGVAVINADIRDGRNIEQRRTLALGFMEILHKTLDIPKQHIYVTFTEHKGEDFHLFEKYLANWRQGENPLAE is encoded by the coding sequence ATGCCGCATTTACAATTTGAAATAAACAAAGAGATTACAGACATAGAGAAGCAGGCAATCGCTTCCCAGGTGTGCTCGCTTTTTGCCGCGGTTATGGATACAGGCACAGATCATATTGCAGTTTCGATTCGTGAGCTCGGTACTCACAATCTCTCAATTGGACGCGTTAAAGAACCGGAGAAAGGCGTTGCCGTTATCAATGCAGATATCAGAGACGGTCGCAATATTGAGCAACGAAGAACCCTGGCGTTAGGCTTTATGGAGATATTGCATAAAACCCTTGATATTCCTAAACAGCATATTTACGTCACCTTTACCGAGCATAAAGGAGAGGATTTCCATCTTTTCGAAAAATACCTGGCCAATTGGCGACAGGGAGAAAATCCCCTGGCGGAATAG
- a CDS encoding valine--tRNA ligase — protein MEKTYDPHAIEQRWYQTWEERGYFAPGQTGSDSYCIMIPPPNVTGSLHMGHGFNNTIMDTLIRYHRMKGDKTLWQAGSDHAGIATQMVVERQLEAENKKRHDLGREQFIERIWEWKGESGGNISRQLRRLGSSLDWQHERFTMDEGLSDAVREVFIRLYEEGLIYRGKRLVNWDPKLHTAVSDLEVLSEEEYGHMWHMRYPLTNGQGHLVVATTRPETMLGDCAVAVNPSDERYKHLIGELLELPLTGRRIPIIADEEHVDPEFGTGCVKITPAHDFNDYAVWQRHRDEITISEQIHGGLINIFTVDASIRENGETEGSLIPEKYIGMDRYDARKQIVADLEEQGLLEKIDDHKLVVPRGDRSGAVIEPFLTDQWYVKIAPLAKPAIEAVERGKIRFVPDNWKNTYYEWMRNIQDWCISRQIWWGHRIPAWYDDQGNVYVGRSEAEVRARHNLDDDYPLQQDEDVLDTWFSSALWPFSTLGWPQQTDRLKDFYPTSVLVTAFDIIFFWVARMIMMGIKFMGDVPFHEVYIHGLIRDGHGDKMSKSKGNVLDPIDLIDGIELEKLVEKRTSGMMQPQLAKKIEKQTRKEFPDGIPSFGTDALRFTFAALAATGRDIKFDLGRIEGYRNFCNKLWNATRYVMMNVEGQDCGVQGVTTGHSEPSAKLERSVADRWIMSRLQKTKQTVTGAIEGYRFDHAAQAIYEFTWNEYCDWYLELSKPVLNDENATAEAKRGTRRTLVRVLENLLRLTHPIMPFITEEIWQRVAPIAGVIGEEQEGATIMQQPFPTQRKSLIDDEAEIEMAWVMQFILGIRKIKGEQNISPGKPVPVLLADASEHDRALAEQHRHYLDFLAKTESIEVLADDEQGPESATALVGEMKVLIPLAGLIDKEAEIKRLEKETGRLQSDVDRIERKLANASFVDKAPQAVVEKEREKLAEAKGALETLRVQLEKIRNL, from the coding sequence ATGGAAAAAACCTACGACCCCCACGCCATTGAGCAACGCTGGTACCAGACCTGGGAAGAACGCGGCTATTTCGCCCCAGGCCAGACCGGCAGTGACAGCTACTGCATCATGATTCCACCTCCCAATGTCACCGGCAGCCTGCACATGGGACATGGTTTCAACAACACAATCATGGATACGCTGATCCGCTACCACCGTATGAAGGGCGACAAAACCCTGTGGCAGGCGGGTTCCGACCATGCCGGAATCGCCACCCAGATGGTGGTCGAACGCCAGCTGGAGGCGGAGAACAAAAAACGCCACGATCTGGGAAGGGAACAATTCATCGAACGGATCTGGGAGTGGAAGGGAGAGTCTGGCGGCAATATTTCCCGCCAACTGCGCAGGCTCGGCTCATCACTGGATTGGCAGCACGAACGCTTTACCATGGACGAGGGACTCTCCGATGCAGTCAGGGAGGTCTTTATCCGGCTCTATGAGGAGGGCTTGATCTATCGCGGAAAGCGTCTGGTCAACTGGGACCCCAAGTTACACACCGCAGTCTCCGACCTGGAGGTCCTGTCGGAAGAAGAGTATGGCCACATGTGGCATATGCGCTATCCCCTGACAAATGGCCAGGGCCATCTAGTCGTCGCTACAACCCGTCCCGAGACCATGCTCGGCGACTGTGCAGTGGCGGTAAACCCCAGTGACGAACGCTATAAACACCTGATCGGTGAACTGCTCGAACTGCCCCTTACCGGACGCCGTATCCCAATCATCGCCGACGAAGAACATGTGGATCCGGAGTTCGGTACTGGCTGCGTCAAAATCACCCCCGCCCACGACTTCAATGACTACGCGGTCTGGCAGCGCCACCGGGATGAGATCACCATCAGTGAACAGATCCACGGCGGTCTGATCAATATCTTCACCGTGGATGCCTCGATACGTGAAAATGGCGAGACTGAAGGCAGCCTGATCCCGGAAAAATATATCGGCATGGATCGCTATGATGCACGGAAGCAGATCGTTGCCGATCTTGAGGAACAGGGATTACTGGAGAAGATCGATGATCACAAACTGGTGGTGCCCAGAGGAGACCGCTCCGGGGCAGTCATCGAACCCTTCCTGACGGATCAGTGGTACGTCAAGATCGCCCCCCTGGCCAAGCCCGCCATCGAAGCGGTGGAGCGCGGCAAGATCCGCTTCGTCCCCGATAACTGGAAAAACACCTATTACGAATGGATGCGCAACATCCAGGACTGGTGCATCAGCCGCCAGATTTGGTGGGGACACCGCATTCCTGCCTGGTATGACGATCAGGGCAACGTCTATGTCGGTCGTTCTGAGGCGGAGGTCCGCGCTCGTCACAATCTTGATGACGACTACCCCCTACAACAGGACGAGGATGTCCTAGACACCTGGTTCAGCTCCGCACTCTGGCCCTTCTCCACGCTGGGTTGGCCGCAACAGACCGATCGTCTCAAAGATTTCTACCCCACCAGCGTCCTGGTCACGGCCTTTGACATCATCTTCTTCTGGGTCGCACGCATGATCATGATGGGCATCAAATTCATGGGAGATGTCCCCTTCCATGAGGTCTATATCCATGGTCTGATCCGCGATGGTCACGGGGACAAGATGTCAAAATCCAAAGGCAATGTACTCGATCCCATCGACCTTATCGACGGCATCGAACTGGAAAAGCTGGTGGAAAAGCGCACCAGCGGCATGATGCAGCCACAACTGGCTAAAAAGATTGAAAAGCAGACCCGCAAGGAGTTTCCCGACGGCATACCCAGCTTCGGCACAGACGCCCTGCGTTTCACCTTTGCCGCTCTGGCCGCCACAGGTCGTGATATCAAGTTCGACCTGGGTCGTATCGAGGGTTACCGCAACTTCTGCAACAAACTGTGGAACGCCACCCGCTATGTGATGATGAATGTGGAAGGGCAGGATTGCGGTGTGCAGGGGGTAACAACCGGTCACTCCGAGCCGTCTGCCAAACTGGAACGATCGGTCGCCGACCGCTGGATCATGTCGCGCCTGCAAAAAACCAAGCAGACAGTAACGGGAGCCATCGAGGGTTACCGCTTCGACCATGCCGCCCAGGCAATCTACGAGTTCACCTGGAACGAGTATTGCGATTGGTACCTGGAACTGAGTAAACCGGTACTCAATGACGAGAATGCAACTGCCGAAGCGAAGCGCGGAACACGACGCACCCTGGTCAGGGTACTGGAGAATCTGTTGCGCCTGACTCATCCGATCATGCCATTCATCACTGAAGAGATCTGGCAGCGTGTTGCCCCCATCGCCGGTGTCATCGGAGAAGAACAGGAGGGGGCCACGATCATGCAACAACCCTTTCCCACACAACGTAAATCCTTGATCGATGATGAAGCGGAGATTGAAATGGCCTGGGTGATGCAGTTCATACTGGGCATTCGAAAGATCAAGGGTGAACAGAACATCTCGCCGGGAAAACCGGTACCGGTACTCCTGGCCGATGCCAGTGAGCATGACAGGGCCCTGGCAGAGCAGCATCGACATTATCTCGACTTCCTTGCCAAAACCGAATCTATCGAAGTGTTGGCTGATGACGAACAAGGACCTGAATCGGCCACCGCTTTGGTGGGTGAGATGAAGGTATTGATTCCTCTGGCGGGCTTGATCGACAAGGAAGCTGAAATCAAGCGCCTGGAAAAGGAGACCGGACGTCTGCAATCCGATGTGGACCGCATCGAAAGGAAACTGGCCAATGCCAGCTTTGTCGATAAAGCACCGCAAGCCGTGGTAGAGAAGGAGCGCGAAAAACTGGCGGAGGCCAAAGGCGCCCTCGAAACCCTGCGCGTGCAGCTGGAAAAAATCAGAAACCTGTAG